In Apostichopus japonicus isolate 1M-3 chromosome 3, ASM3797524v1, whole genome shotgun sequence, a single genomic region encodes these proteins:
- the LOC139965446 gene encoding DNA replication factor Cdt1-like, whose amino-acid sequence MAQAKVTDFYAHRRSSRKIESRTMKRRKLSSSSDSLLKEVPSKRSKPDFHVQAIFQDIEDNCTSSAINIGKSISFHDFTQALNSRSKTISQTKSTVASGRKDDPKPRGRKKQETKGKVGMVGKPQAISSSTLEQYLAKKQVTDVDVGSGKADKIKNSKEACLTPLEKTPTKRGHDQTRVPVRRKKAKEIFSEESGYSSQSSVSDNQPNERSKRMAKRCLGSQFQNGQSLEAIGTTTTQSSISGQDPSENGRVVTPNLQKVKVKPAPTKERKERVVDSALNKSPLKDRIRQTLANQLTEKSDGGKGQKIGMRKLSPEEVKAKLAKCGKLEELQAVLGRVKRSTQVKRDEVKKPERKAEELPAYKKYRHLAIAAPPSLLLPLKYKTLEEMFQSTDTVVSMLHNRSEGCSFSKLKAGVQELCRKTFQPKNLGQIKKVYPASYRLYQQKSFQPISKRGKDKNGGYELMVEADLNEFSKNSVSNPGNISSNSTMKDIHSQSNFLSKFTPSALITRRTIFHSNLVEIVKEQHKEFLQKQNPPLAVPDDKITRWHPKFPLENITDIDPSPLPQPPNFQTYSTAKDVLNKARDLMNPKVTKALELIANKNEEKQSEPASKPRPEKPADESKTKKVPSGISSDLLERIRAKEARNLQAAMMRSEVDEERIGMLERLPELCLIVRGLFLAEKKAALTVDVVIQKVGDSCKTTLSQGQLEKHLELMKEILPDWMTSIKIRKETYLKINKKKELKELTNQITKVLKEEKRK is encoded by the exons ATGGCTCAAGCAAAAGTAACCGACTTCTACGCTCACAGGAGAAGCTCGAGGAAGATAGAATCTCGAACGATGAAAAGGAGAAAGCTGAGTTCATCTAGTGACAGTTTATTAAAGGAAGTACCATCCAAGAGGTCAAAACCTGACTTCCATGTTCAAGCTATCTTTCAAGACATTGAAGACAATTGTACATCCAGTGCTATAAATATAGGTAAAAGTATTAGCTTCCATGACTTTACACAGGCATTGAATTCTAGGAGTAAAACGATTAGCCAAACAAAGTCTACAGTCGCTAGTGGGAGGAAAGATGACCCCAAGCCGAGAGGAAGGAAAAAACAAGAGACTAAAGGGAAGGTTGGTATGGTAGGAAAGCCACAAGCAATATCATCTTCCACTCTAGAACAGTATTTAGCAAAGAAACAGGTGACAGATGTAGATGTGGGTAGTGGGAAGGCAGATAAAATAAAGAACAGTAAAGAAGCTTGTCTAACACCTTTGGAAAAGACTCCTACCAAAAGAGGCCATGACCAAACCAGGGTACCGGTCAGGAGGAAAAAGGCTAAAGAAATATTCAGTGAGGAATCTGGATATTCTTCTCAATCCAGTGTCAGTGATAACCAGCCGAATGAAAGGAGCAAGAGGATGGCCAAGAGATGTCTCGGGAGTCAGTTTCAG AATGGTCAAAGTCTGGAAGCAATCGGTACAACTACAACTCAGTCATCTATCTCAGGGCAAGACCCATCAGAAAATGGACGAGTCGTCACGCCAAATCTGCAGAAAGTCAAAGTAAAACCTGCTCCAACGAAGGAGAGAAAGGAGCGAGTAGTCGACAGCGCATTAAATAAATCACCACTGAAGGACAGAATCCGACAGACCTTAGCAAATCAGTTGACGGAGAAGTCAGATGGCGGTAAAGGACAAAAGATAGGAATGAGAAAA CTCTCACCGGAGGAAGTGAAGGCTAAGCTTGCAAAATGTGGTAAACTGGAGGAACTTCAAGCTGTACTTGGAAGGGTCAAAAGGTCAACCCAGGTCAAGAGAGATGAAGTAAAGAAGCCAGAAAG AAAAGCCGAAGAGCTGCCAGCTTATAAGAAGTATCGTCACCTCGCCATAGCTGCACCGCCCTCACTTCTGTTACCGCTCAAGTATAAGACTCTGGAGGAGATGTTTCAAAGCACAGATACAGTCGTGTCAATGCTTCACAATCGATCAGAGGGATGCTCCTTCAGTAAACTAAAAGCCGGGGTGCAGGAACTTTGCAGAAA GACTTTCCAACCCAAGAATCTCGGCCAGATCAAAAAGGTGTATCCAGCCAGTTACCGCCTCTACCAACAGAAGAGCTTCCAGCCAATCTCAAAGAGAGGGAAAGATAAAAATGGAGGATATGAACTGATGGTTGAGGCAGACTTGAATGAATTTAGCAAGAACTCAG ttTCAAATCCTGGAAACATCAGCAGTAATTCAACCATGAAGGATATTCATTCTCAATCAAACTTTCTGAGCAAGTTTACTCCATCGGCTCTGATCACAAGGAGGACCATCTTTCATAGCAACTTAGTAGAGATTGTGAAGGAGCAACATAAG GAATTTCTTCAGAAGCAGAACCCTCCACTAGCCGTCCCTGACGACAAGATAACGAGATGGCACCCAAAGTTCCCGTTAGAAAACATTACAGACATCGATCCATCCCCTCTCCCACAACCTCCCAACTTTCAAACCTACTCGACTGCAAAAGATGTGCTGAACAAAGCAAGAGATCTGATGAACCCAAAG GTCACTAAAGCTCTTGAACTTATCGCAAATAAAAACGAGGAGAAACAGTCAGAGCCTGCTAGCAAACCTAGACCAGAAAAACCAGCTGATGAGTCCAAGACTAAGAAAGTACCAAGTGGTATTTCTTCAGATTTATTGGAAAGG ATCCGTGCCAAGGAAGCCCGGAATCTCCAGGCAGCCATGATGAGAAGCGAAGTAGATGAAGAGAGAATCGGGATGCTGGAGAGGTTGCCAGAGTTATGTCTGATTGTCAGAGG ATTATTTCTAGCTGAGAAGAAAGCTGCCCTGACTGTGGATGTGGTTATTCAGAAGGTGGGGGACAGCTGCAAGACTACTCTTTCTCAAG
- the LOC139965448 gene encoding cytochrome b-245 light chain-like, producing MPEGNQEWAMWANEHAFISGVVMIMGGITGTIGFDGYQFAIYSIVAGLIVCLLEYARSCRRKGSTVERRFQSFLQPVMMLGSPITTNYYVRFVLYLVLCIPCAFQLPTVIGGISLLIAALIYFKAALGGESWTTAKAPKRQKTLTDRPPVNPPPRPPPEAVAHKNGADNNGYDPNN from the exons ATGCCAGAAGGAAACCAAGAATGGGCTATGTGGGCAAATGAACATGCCTTCATCAGCGGCGTTG TTATGATCATGGGCGGTATTACTGGTACTATTGGATTTGATGGATACCAGTTTGCAATTTATTCAAT CGTAGCGGGGTTAATCGTCTGTCTCTTGGAGTATGCAAGAAGCTGTAGGAGGAAGGGGAGCACTGTGGAGAGAAG GTTTCAGAGCTTCCTTCAACCGGTCATGATGCTCGGAAGTCCAATCACAACCAATTACTACGTCAGATTCGTCTTATATCTTGT GTTGTGTATTCCTTGTGCTTTCCAGTTGCCGACTGTGATTGGAGGAATATCTCTACTAATCGCCGCTCTGATTTACTTCAAAGCCGCCCTCGGCGGTGAGAGCTGGACTACCGCCAAGGCACCGAAGAGACAGAAGACACTGACCGATCGCCCACCGGTCAATCCACCACCCCGTCCCCCACCAGAGGCTGTAGCCCATAAAAATGGTGCAGACAATAATGGCTACGATCCTAACAACTAG